A region of the Banduia mediterranea genome:
ACGCGGCCGTAAACGAAACCATGGATGCCGCGCGTGCCCACCCGGCATTCGGTTCGAATCGGCGGCGCCACAAAGCGGGATCGATCAGCCGTCCGTGGCCGGTGCCATGCCGGCCCGGGCCCGCAGAAACGGCACGACTGCATCGCTGACGGCCTGCGGATGATCGACGAACGGCCAGTGGCCGCTGTCGTCGAGCACCACCATCTCGCTGACATCGAAGACCTCGCGCTGACGTTCGGCCTGTGCCAAGGGAATGTAAGGATCGCGAGCACCCCACACCACCAGCGCCGGTCGCTTCAGCGGCGCCAGTTGTGCGGCGATGCCATGCGACACGCGCGCAGGATCGCCGGTGGCGCGATACAGGCGCAGCACCGCGCGTCGCGTGCGCTTGTCGAAATCGTCGTACATCCGGTCGACGAAGGCGCGCGGCAGTCCGCGCGGATTGCCGTGACGCAGCAGTGTACGGAACGCTGCCGCAGGCGGCTGTCTGAACCCAGGCGCCGCTGTCGTTCTGATGCCACCAGCCATCGGGTGCGTCGGCGATCCAGCGTTCGGCAAAGGTCTGGCGAATCTGCGCCTCCCATTGCGGCTGGCCGTTGGCTTGCGCGATCTGTCTGTAGAGCGCGATACGGTCGGCGTTCTCGTCGGCGATCAGGCATCTTGACCGCATTGCGCTGCGCCAGCGGCACGGCGTTCGGATCGCGCAGTGCGATCAGCCCACGCTACCGCTGGACGACACCTACAGCTATGCCAGTGCGGGTTTGGGGGTGAACGTCTATGTGATCGACACAGGTCTCGACGCCTCGCATGTCGATTTCGCCGGCCGCATCGCCAGCGGCCGCAACTTCGCGGCCAACAGCACCGGGGGGGCTGCTGTGTCTGCTGCTGGGCGTAATTGCCCGACGCCGGACACGGTCAACACCGATGACTGCAACGGTCACGGCACACAGGCTTCCGGCACGGCCATGGGCACCACCTACGGCGGAATCTCCATGGCGAGTCCGGCGCCAGCGGCAAACAGCGGTATCGAAGCGGGACGGGGGCTGACTCCGTCCCGCTTCGCGTTGCGCGCGCGGCGCTTCCAGAGCGACACTTCCCGGGTTCATGGCCATTGCGCCAAAGCCACAATTCCGGGAAGCCCATGTTCAGAACCGCCTGCCTGTTTGTCGGCCTCATGCTGGCCGCACCTGCCGTGAGCACGGCCCAGAGCTTCGACTACCCGAACGCACGGCAGGGCACGGTCGTCGACGACTATTTCGGTACCCGCGTCGCCGATCCCTATCGCTGGCTCGAAGACGTCGACTCGCCGCAGACGCGCGCCTGGATCGAGGCCGAGAACGCCATTTCAAAACCCTTGCTGGCGAAGCTTCCGGAGCGGCCGGCGTTCGAAAAGCGCATGACCGAATTGTGGAACTACGAACGCAGCGGTACGCCGTTCACGCGCGCGGGCAAGCGCTTCTATCTCAGGAATGACGGCCTGCAGAACCAATCCGTGCTCTACGTCGAGAGTCCGATCGGCGCCACACCGCGCGTGCTGCTCGATCCGAACACGCTGTCGACCGACGGCACGGTCGCCTTGGCCGGAACCGTGGTGTCTCCGGATGGACGCTGGCTGGCCTATGGTCTGCAACGATCCGGTTCCGACTGGCTGGAGTTCCGCTTCCGCGACATCGCCAGCGGTGAGGATCGTACAGACACGCTCAAGCGCATGAAGTTCTCCGAGGTGTCGTGGACGCATGACAGCGCCGGCGTGTTCTATTCGCGCTATCCGGCACCACCGGCCGGCGCCGATCCCGGCACCTTCGACGACCTCGCCAACCAGAAGCTCTACTACCACGTCCTGGGCGAGGACCAGGCCAGGGACCGCTTGATCTATGAACGCCCCGAGCAGCCGAGGCTCGGCTTTGCCGGCGAGGTCACCGCCGATGGTCGCTGGCTGGTGGTTTCGGTCTGGGAGGGCACCAGCCAGAACCTGCTGTATGCCAAGGACCTGCAGACGCCGGATGCGCCGGTGTTCGACGGACCCTTGATCGGGCTGGTCGACGAGTTCCGCGCCGATTTCCTGCTGATCGGCAGTCAGGATTCGCGGCTGTTCGTGCTGAGCAATGACGGCGCCGAGCACAAGCGCGTGATCGCCTTCGAGCCTCTGAAGAACGCCACCGCCGAGGTCGTCATCCCCGAAGGCCCGGACACCATCGACACCGTGACGCGGGCCGGTGACGAACTGATCG
Encoded here:
- a CDS encoding S8 family serine peptidase, whose amino-acid sequence is MNVYVIDTGLDASHVDFAGRIASGRNFAANSTGGAAVSAAGRNCPTPDTVNTDDCNGHGTQASGTAMGTTYGGISMASPAPAANSGIEAGRGLTPSRFALRARRFQSDTSRVHGHCAKATIPGSPCSEPPACLSASCWPHLP
- a CDS encoding alpha/beta fold hydrolase, encoding MAGGIRTTAAPGFRQPPAAAFRTLLRHGNPRGLPRAFVDRMYDDFDKRTRRAVLRLYRATGDPARVSHGIAAQLAPLKRPALVVWGARDPYIPLAQAERQREVFDVSEMVVLDDSGHWPFVDHPQAVSDAVVPFLRARAGMAPATDG
- a CDS encoding prolyl oligopeptidase family serine peptidase, whose product is MFRTACLFVGLMLAAPAVSTAQSFDYPNARQGTVVDDYFGTRVADPYRWLEDVDSPQTRAWIEAENAISKPLLAKLPERPAFEKRMTELWNYERSGTPFTRAGKRFYLRNDGLQNQSVLYVESPIGATPRVLLDPNTLSTDGTVALAGTVVSPDGRWLAYGLQRSGSDWLEFRFRDIASGEDRTDTLKRMKFSEVSWTHDSAGVFYSRYPAPPAGADPGTFDDLANQKLYYHVLGEDQARDRLIYERPEQPRLGFAGEVTADGRWLVVSVWEGTSQNLLYAKDLQTPDAPVFDGPLIGLVDEFRADFLLIGSQDSRLFVLSNDGAEHKRVIAFEPLKNATAEVVIPEGPDTIDTVTRAGDELIVLAMHDATHRLRRYGLDGEALGEIGLPGLGSVTEVEGEAGQSTLYYGFESFLQPTTQYAYDLDRGQGSVFFAPQLAYDPDDYVTEQVFYRSADGTRVPMFISHRKGLSREQTHRTYLYAYGGFDLAQTPSFQVERLVWMERGGIFALANLRGGGEYGEAWHRAGTLQNKQNVFDDFIAAGRYLVAQRWTTPRQLGINGRSNGGLLIGACVNQAPGLFAAAVPTVGVMDMLRFQKFTIGWAWVSDYGSSDDAGMFPSLRAISPVHNVNPDADYPAVLVTTGDHDDRVVPGHSFKYTAAMQAAVQGDARPVIIRIDTKAGHGGGKPVAKKIEESADIYAFLWHYTGL